ATGGCGGACATCCCCGGCGTCGAGGACGTGCCCGAGGTCGTCGTGCTCAACAAGGCGGACGTCGCCGACCCCGCCGTGATCGGCCGGGTGCAGCGCCGCGAGCGGCGCACCGTCGTGGTGTCCGCGCACTCCGGGGAGGGCATCGCCGAGCTGCGCGCCCTCATCGCCGACGAGCTCCCGCGACCCGCCGTCGAGATCGACCTCGTCGTCCCGTACTCGCGCGGCGACCTCGTGCACCGCGTGCACGAGAACGGGGAGCTCACGGGTGAGGAGCACCTCGCCGAGGGCACCCGGCTGCGCGGTCGCGTCGACGCGGCGCTCGCCGCCGAGCTGGAGCGGGTCGCGGTCTGACCCGCGCCCCCGCGGCGGCGTCGACGTCGGGGGACGCCCGTAGGATCGACCGGTGACCTCCCCCGACACCTCCGCCGCCCTCGCCGACGCCCTGCCGGGGGCGGTCGAGCTGCTCGAGGCCGCCGTCGGCGCGCTCGGCGGCTCGCCCCGCGAGGGGCAGTCGCGGATGGCGGCCGAGGTCGCCGAGTCGTTCGAGACGGGGCGCCACCTGCTGGTCCAGGCCGGCACGGGCACCGGCAAGTCGCTCGGGTACCTCGTGCCCGCCGTGCGGCACGCGGTCGGCGCCGGGGAGCGGGTCGTGGTCTCCACGGCGACGCTCGCCCTCCAGCGGCAGGTCGTCACGCGGGACCTCCCGCTCGTGGTGGACGCCGTGGGCCCGCTGCTGCCGCGGCAGCCGCACGTGGCGCTGCTCAAGGGCTGGCACAACTACCTGTGCCTCCACAAGGTCGCCGGGGGCTACCCGGACGCCGACGCCACGCTGTTCGACCTCGACCCCGACCCGGGCCCGGGGGAGGGCTCCGCCGCGGAGCAGCACCCCGCCCCCGGGGCGGGTGACGGCGGCGCGGCACGCCTCGCCGACCACGTCCGCCGCCTGCACGCCTGGGCGCAGGAGTCCGACACGGGCGACCGGGACGACCTGGTCCCCGGCGTCCCCGACAAGGCGTGGCGGCAGGTGTCGGTGACCTCCCTGGAGTGCCTGGGGCAGCGGTGCCCCCTCGTCGACGACTGCTTCGCCGAGCACGCCCGGCAGCAGGCGCGCGAGGCCGACGTCGTCGTCACCAACCACGCGATGCTCGGCATCGCGGCGTCGGGCAACCCGAACGTGCTGCCCGAGCACGCGGTGCTGGTCGTCGACGAGGCCCACGAGCTGACCGACCGCATCACGTCGTCGGCGACGGTCGACCTGTCCGGTGGCACCGTCGAGCACGCGGCACGGCTCACGCGCCGCCACGGCGGGGTCGCGACCGAGGACCTCGACACCGCCGCCCAGTCGCTCGCGCACCTGCTCACCCAGGTCCCCGCCGAGCGTTTCCCGCTCGGCCTGCCCGACGACCTGCGCACCGCCGTGGGCGCGGTGCGCGACGAGGCCCGCGCCCTGCTCACGGCCCTCAAGCCGGAGGCGAACGCGGAGCCCGACCCGGGCGTGAAGATGGCGCAGTCCGCGATGCTGCAGCTCTTCGAGGTGGCCGAGCGCATGACCGCACAGGACACCTCCGCCGACGTGCTGTGGTGCTCGCGTCCGCCCGCCGACGCCGCGTGGGGCGACGGGATCGCGCGGCTCCACGCGGCACCCCTCGCCGTGGCGGGACTCGTGCGCGACCAGCTCCTCGGGGAGCGCACCGCCGTGCTCACCTCCGCGACGCTCGCGCTCGGCGGCAGCTTCGACCCCGTCGCACGCTCCCTCGGCCTGGGCGCGGCCGCGCAGGACAGCTCCTGGCGCGGCCTCGACGTCGGCAGCCCCTTCGACTACCCGCGCCAGGGGATCTGCTACGTCGCCAAGCACCTGCCCGCGCCCGGGCGCGAGCCGACCACCGAGGCCCAGCTCGACGAGATCGCGGGCCTGATCGAGGCGGCCGGCGGGCGGACGCTGGGCCTGTTCTCGTCGCGCCGCGCCGCCACCGCCGCCGCCGAGGCGATGCGGGCACGGCTCGACCTGCCCGTCCTGTGCCAGGGCGACGACCAGCTGCCGAGCCTCGTGCGGACGTTCGCCGAGGACCCGGCGACCTCGCTGTTCGGCACCCTGTCGCTGTGGCAGGGGGTCGACGTGCCCGGCGACTCCTGCCGCCTCGTCATCATCGACCGCATCCCGTTCCCGCGGCCCGACGACCCCGTCAAGGCCGCCCGCGCCCGCGCCGTGGAGGAGGCGGGCGGCAACGGGTTCATGCAGGTCGCCGCGCAGCACGCGGCGCTGCTGCTCGCGCAGGGCGCGGGCCGGCTCGTGCGCACGGCGACGGACCGGGGTGTCGTCGCCGTCCTCGACCCGCGGCTGGTGACCGCCCGCTACGGCACGTTCCTGGTGCGGTCCATGCCGGACTTCTGGCGGACCACCGACCAAGGTGTGGTCCGGGCTGCGTTGCGTCGGCTGGACGTCTAGGTTGGGCCCCGTGAACGCACCTCGTCGGACGTCCAAGCTCGCCATCGTCGGGGCCGGGGCCGTGGGCTCCACCCTCGCCTACGCCGCGCTCGCGCGGGGTACCGCCCGGACCGTCGCCCTCATGGACGTCGACCGGTCCAAGGTCGAGGCGGAGGTCCTGGACCTGCGCCACGGCGGCATGTTCGTCCCGCAGGCGGAGGTCATCGGCTCCGACGACGTCGAGGTGGTGCGCGGCGCCGACGTCGTCGTCGTGACGGCGGGCGCCAAGCAGAAGCCCGGCCAGACGCGTCTCGACCTGGCCGAGGCGACGATCGCCCTGACGCGCAAGATCCTGCCCGGGCTCGTCGAGGTCGCCCCCGACGCGACGTTCCTCCTGGTGACCAACCCGGTGGACGTCGTGACGTACGCGGCGCAGAAGATCTCCGGTCTCCCGCCCGAGCGGGTCTTCGGGTCAGGGACCGTGCTCGACTCCTCGCGCCTGCGCGCCGCCATCGCGGAGCACTGCGGCGTCGCGGTGGGCAACGTCCACGCCTACGTCGGCGGCGAGCACGGCGACTCCGAGATCGCGCTGTGGAGCTCGGCGACCATCGCGGGCGTGCCGCTGCTCGACTGGAAGAGCCTGCCCGGCCGGCCGCCGCTGGACGCTGCGGCCCGCGAGGGTATCGCCCGGGACGTCGTGGAGTCGGCCTACCGCGTGATCGCGGGCAAGGGAG
This Isoptericola jiangsuensis DNA region includes the following protein-coding sequences:
- a CDS encoding L-lactate dehydrogenase, whose protein sequence is MNAPRRTSKLAIVGAGAVGSTLAYAALARGTARTVALMDVDRSKVEAEVLDLRHGGMFVPQAEVIGSDDVEVVRGADVVVVTAGAKQKPGQTRLDLAEATIALTRKILPGLVEVAPDATFLLVTNPVDVVTYAAQKISGLPPERVFGSGTVLDSSRLRAAIAEHCGVAVGNVHAYVGGEHGDSEIALWSSATIAGVPLLDWKSLPGRPPLDAAAREGIARDVVESAYRVIAGKGATNYAVGLAVTRIVEAVLNDEHRVMPVSTRLDDFYGIDDVCLSLPTLVDSRGATTVVPIPLSDSELVGMRASASSVKAVQQRFGL
- a CDS encoding ATP-dependent DNA helicase — encoded protein: MTSPDTSAALADALPGAVELLEAAVGALGGSPREGQSRMAAEVAESFETGRHLLVQAGTGTGKSLGYLVPAVRHAVGAGERVVVSTATLALQRQVVTRDLPLVVDAVGPLLPRQPHVALLKGWHNYLCLHKVAGGYPDADATLFDLDPDPGPGEGSAAEQHPAPGAGDGGAARLADHVRRLHAWAQESDTGDRDDLVPGVPDKAWRQVSVTSLECLGQRCPLVDDCFAEHARQQAREADVVVTNHAMLGIAASGNPNVLPEHAVLVVDEAHELTDRITSSATVDLSGGTVEHAARLTRRHGGVATEDLDTAAQSLAHLLTQVPAERFPLGLPDDLRTAVGAVRDEARALLTALKPEANAEPDPGVKMAQSAMLQLFEVAERMTAQDTSADVLWCSRPPADAAWGDGIARLHAAPLAVAGLVRDQLLGERTAVLTSATLALGGSFDPVARSLGLGAAAQDSSWRGLDVGSPFDYPRQGICYVAKHLPAPGREPTTEAQLDEIAGLIEAAGGRTLGLFSSRRAATAAAEAMRARLDLPVLCQGDDQLPSLVRTFAEDPATSLFGTLSLWQGVDVPGDSCRLVIIDRIPFPRPDDPVKAARARAVEEAGGNGFMQVAAQHAALLLAQGAGRLVRTATDRGVVAVLDPRLVTARYGTFLVRSMPDFWRTTDQGVVRAALRRLDV